CTGCATGAGTCGACGCAAGgaatcttcaggtcgacgcatgctgcgtTTTATGCAGAATTTTGCTGCGATTTTGACATCATTCCTCTCTCAATTTCAATCCAATCACACCAAAATAATTCCCACACCAAAATATCATCAAGTAACATAACATActacaattataacacattttagaGGTCATCTAACTCCAAAatcattcatcaattcatcaattgcatcaagtCAACATAACCAACCTAAATCCCTCGAAACCCCACCTAAACATTTAATCGAATCAAATAAAAATCCTAATCAGTTCTACTACCCTTGATTGtataataatcactaacccgaagagttCCCCCTTACCTTATATCTTGAATCTCTTGAAGGTTCTCTTCCTCTTCTGCCCCTCTTTCACGTATCTTCTTTGTTCTCCCACTTTGACTCTTTTGCTTTTAATTAtctttttttcacaaatttctctattttatgaaaaatagaaatatgaTTAGTGAGGCCTACACACTTAGCACCCCCTTTTCTACTAATCACAACACAAGCccaattttattatttccaattCTCTAATAATTCactgaataattaattaattccaattaattaatttatatttcaattaaattataaTGAAAAAATGAGGTGTTACAGTTACCAATGTACCAGAacccaaaaatgcaatttttcatgttatgaatctcaaccaaactcatccTAAAAGTCCCAAATCTTCGCACTCAAACATAACTCAGATTTCTACTTCCAACACACATTCATATACATTATTAGCAATCTTCTAACAtactaaaattataatttaaacacACAATTCCACACATCATTATATATCCATTGcaaacactgacactgacacaaCAACTATACCGATAACACCAAAAACACATGTTAACActcaaataattttgatttaagaCAATATGACATATTTCTAGCATGTAGTTTCTAACCAAAACATCACAACACCATTCAACATCATCTGCATGGATTTCTAATCAAACCCTAACAATTATCGAACATAGAAGTTGAGAGATTTACATCCTAAAACATAAATCTACCCATTACACATCATAATATAATTCCCATAACATGTAAAAACCACCCTTATCTTGATTTTTTTGATGAACTCTTGAGTTTCCTCCTTAGattttcttctcctctttctcccTTGTCCTTTTCTCTAGGTTTGCCTCTTTTCTCCTATTTTCTCTTACTAActctattttctctttttattaaatCCTTACAAAATAACACAAACTCTAGTAACCACTCATCACACCCCCACATTATTCTTCACATTCCTACTATTAGGCCCAAATACCTTTATTCCACTATTTTCTACAATTGTCACTAAAAAAAATAATCCTCTGCTAATAAAATAATTACTCATAAACTGACGTTTTATTCTAGCGATAACCCAACAGTTCGACATTCTTAACCTGTGTAACCCATCACATAGAACATATATCaaataatctacttaatataaatccaaggttgtcatgatggcaaccctagccacatgtcaccttggtagCAACTCTAAGCTAAAAACCCTAATAATATTTTTACTGTTTTGcccctatattaaaaataaataataataataataataattaatattcaacttcaaatgaaaatatttattaaaaaattttaaatttaattcttactttttaaatcatattttatttaatttttattttaataatctacttaatataaatccaagaatgtcatgatggcaaccctagccataTGTCACATTGGTAGCAACTCTAAGCTAAAAaccctaataatatttttattgtttttcccctatattaaaaataaataataataataattaatattcaacttcaaatgaaaatatttattaaaaaaaattaaatttaattcttactttttaaatcatattttatttaatttttatttaaataaatactaaaattGTAACTAATAAACTATATTGAtgctaatatataaatattaaaatataaaataaatgtgtTAAAAGTTACTactcataaaaaaaatatgtagaaatattttataatttatcataattaaatttaaaatataaaaaaattgatttaatagAAAGTAAatctttatttcaaaaaaaaatgatataaattttttttaaaaaaatattttgattttatattattaaaatattataaaatgctTATAAACTTAAAACTATCATATAACTTAATGGTTAGttctaattttaaattattatttttgtaattcaattctttaacatatatttttttgttaacttataagtgtatttaatttttacattaaGTCAATCTTTAAATAGTTAAGCGTTACATATTTAActatgttatatttttataacCGATATTTGATATTTGTGCACAAGTGTTATAAACAAatatttgtgttattttttaaatataataatatttttctttaaatatattataatatttacactaaattaattgttttttattaagtttaacttGGTGATATCAATATATgtaatgttattatttttttatattacttaTCTTATTTCTAATaatgacttttttttttcttttttaaaaataataaacaaaaatatcaacTCATTAATTGTATGTTGGTttgaattattaaaaatttataatcatTTCTTAATATTCCATAACCTTAAATCTTAACTTTAATTCTCATCGTTATAATGTATGATttgaattatttataatatttacactaaatcaattgttttttattgaatttaacttggtgatatcaatatatatataatgttattatttttttatattacttaTCTTATCTTATTACTTAAAGGTACTTTTAATTTTGTCTCATATAAAGGACCCAAATCTCATGCAGTAAAAAAAATCCTACATTCACGCATTTAACTGTATGTGTACGTTGATAAAGATCGGACAGCCCATTCAAAACTAGTAATTTTGAAAATATCaaatctgttttttttaattgCATGGTCGGAATCAAACCGTCACTATTATTTTAAACGTGTGAATGTGGAAAAATCTGGACTGCATGCGATTCAATTTCCTCGCACAAATGGACTGGAGGATATTTTGACAGAAATTGCATTGGGTCGCAAGCAAATAGTAAGCGATTAAACCAGTACTAGTAGTTTTTAAGCAATATCATGATTAATAGCAACAAAAAGAGTATGGTCTTCAGTACACATCACTTGAATTAGGAACAAGGACAAAATTAAAGATAACCAAAAAATAATGCtaaaattgaaaaacaaatacAAAATGATTGTTTATCACAAACTTTCATCAAACATGCATGTAtcataaaaaaactaaattgctgattgttctcatttctcttcTTTAACATCTGTAATCAAGTGACGAAGACCATTTGTTAGAGCAGATGTTGAGGTCAGTGATGCCTTCAATATTCCCAGACACTACATTCAAACAAATGAGAATAAAATGAGCATTGTAGCATAAAAAAGTTAAATAGATAAATCTCTAGATTTTAGTCACTCTTACCTCATTGATTCCAATTGTGACAACTTTCTCCTTCACGTCATTAAAAGGAGTTTTCAAAGAGTCGATTAAGTATAAAGCTGTAATTACAGACAAAGGTGAAAAAAACAAGTCATCAGTAACCACATACATTACGGGTCCTTTGACATAACTACTATGACTTCCTGTAGCTGATTTGGGTTTAATTAGTTTGAGTGCTTTAGTCTTTCCCTCACTGGCTCTACATTCATCTGATATGAAAAACTGATTATCAGTAATGCTTTGCTTGAAACTTTCACctctataataacaaaaatagtaTGTTGATGTTCTATCTATCTGAAGTGGAAGTATCTTGCTTAATTTGAACAACGAAGCCACATGAGGATCAACAAGTCTGTCCTTTGCATCTTTCGACACTAGATATTTGTTCTTGTCTAATTCGACTATACTCTTGTACAAAGCATCAATGCATCCCAAAGAAAAATTTCCTCTTAGAATACGAGCAACCCCTCCCAAAGGAAAGGTAAGAAAACTCAATATCAAGTCTACAAAATCTTTTTGCACTTGTGCATATAATACTTTACCGTCTGATTTTCTTATAATTAAATTCAGAGTAATATGGATATTACTATTGCTTTCAAAACCAGGACAGGAAAACAATGACTTCTCTGGGGATGAATATGATATCTTCTTCTTTAAAAACAAATCAGTTAGAGGCGACTTTGACAACAATGAACACTTCAATAAATCTAGCACCTGTATAGTATAGACTAATAGTTAGTCAAAATGGTTTTAAGACACAAtataaaaaaatggtatttagcAATTagcaacataaaaataaaaaaaatataaacctttTCCTTAGTGATATTGAGAGTTATTTTATCTATTGAACTAATGCTTTTTATTCCAGAATTATGAAGTAGATCAAAGCTGGTATAGAACATGTCGTTTGGGAAGATATTCAGATCATCAGTAATGACAAAAGTTGCAATATCATTAACAAATCCTTTGCAGAAATGTTTGAAAGAAACTGAACGAGAAATAGGATTTCCACACTGACATAGTATATTTGAAGAAGTGGTGAAATAGCAAAAGCCGCAAACATGTAACATGGAGCATATGAAGTACTTTGTGGGTGGGGTGTCATCGATATTGAATTTAAGAGAGCTGCAATAATTTTCTGATGAGTTTGTTGGTTGCAACAGCATTTCTTTGCTTGTCTCTGTCCACAGACAGTTTTTGTCCAGATCTTCTAAGCTTTTATAAAGTGAGTTCAGACAACCAACGCTGACCGGCCCCATGTTTGAGTCTTTTTTCACAAGTCTTGCGATAGTTCCTAATGGCATTGTTAAGAAACTAAATAAAGTGTCAACAAAGTCTTTCCCTGCTTCTGCAAATATgactttgtttttatttgtttaccaGAAGATTCAAAAACACTTCCTCGGTTTGATTAGCAGCCATGATATAAACTACCaaaagagaaacagaaagaaaaaGTGCTTATGTTAAAAAAACGACTTCATCTGTTTGAGCATTGATATATGAAGTGGGTGGATAAAGGGATTGGAAATTCTATACTTTTTTTAATGCGTGAATGAATGGAGATTCTCTTTACTTATCGGAAAAGAAAGAACGATTGAAATTCTCGGAGCAAAACTGTAATGGTCACGCGTCATGACATTTACAAGGAATATGATCCATAAATTGATTAGGGTCACTTACTAAAGCAGTAATAGCTTTTACAAGGTATAACGATTTAAATTGATTAGGGTCACCcacaaaaaacatattttttttctttcggtCCATAcatttttaagttattttagtGAGTCAAATTTAAGTTTTTAATTTACTTTTAAAATGAGAGGTAAAAAACCAATTCtatatatttttacatttttgtttttgtttaatcaTGCTATCAACTTTCAAATTTTAGCCTTTGAATTTATGAATTATTGATAACGTGATTTATTATATGTTATTGATCTTGACTTTTTTGAACAAAttactttttaattttgttatcatttcaataatatatttcattcatattatttttttaacaatgtaattattttatgttatttttataattatattttaataaatatatagtggCAGATCCGTACCTTAGTTTTCCTAAAATTATCatcatgtaaaaaaaaaattagaattataaTAATAAAGGAAAGCGTTCGACCCCGGCCCTGGACACGCAAAAGCGTTAAATTCTTTTGAGAGAGAGCTTTATCACCCATTGCGGTCATATCCGGCTCGAAGGATTAGTTTATACAGTTCTGCGCTGTGATTGTTGTCTACAATGTTGTTCAGATACTCATGAGTTTGAAGGGGACTATGAAGCTCTCTTTGTTTGCTTTATTGTTTTATTGTCATTTAGTTGGTACTATTTCTCTGATCTCTAACATTGGGGAACAGGTCGTTTAATTTATTTTGCGTTGATGTGTgaattttattaatttcattgAGTACTTCATTTGACGGGACAATGGaagtttatgttatttatttgagttACGCTGCgagtttttataaattaatttggaAAGTATACATGTTATGTTGAGTAGAAATCCTAAAATGATGATTGTATTCTTTTAAATTAAGAGTCGGGGTTTACGGTGTTATATAGTGGTATTAGAGAAAGTCGGTCCCTCTGGCCAGGTTTTGTGAAATTATATCTTTTCTAGTATGATCTTCTAATGATTGTATGATTGTTTACCGGTGTGCATAAAAATAGCAGAAGGTAGAAACGACGAAGTGATTGCTGATGCCCTAGGAGCACTGACTCAAGTTATGGCGCAAGTGAATTAGGCGTTGCAGaagaataaaaataacaaataaaacaaTCAGAATGGTGGAGATGATCCTTTTTGTGGGCTGAGTAAGTTTCTAAGGAGCAATCCACCTACATTCAGGGGGAGGTACagtcctgagggtgctcagagtTGGCTTCAGGAGATTCAAAAGATCTTATGGGCTATGATTTGCACTAATGAGCAAAAAGTGTTGTTTGGAATGCATATGTTGTCAGAGTAGGTTAAGTATTGGT
The sequence above is drawn from the Vicia villosa cultivar HV-30 ecotype Madison, WI unplaced genomic scaffold, Vvil1.0 ctg.004045F_1_1, whole genome shotgun sequence genome and encodes:
- the LOC131641765 gene encoding uncharacterized protein LOC131641765, whose protein sequence is MPLGTIARLVKKDSNMGPVSVGCLNSLYKSLEDLDKNCLWTETSKEMLLQPTNSSENYCSSLKFNIDDTPPTKYFICSMLHVCGFCYFTTSSNILCQCGNPISRSVSFKHFCKGFVNDIATFVITDDLNIFPNDMFYTSFDLLHNSGIKSISSIDKITLNITKEKVLDLLKCSLLSKSPLTDLFLKKKISYSSPEKSLFSCPGFESNSNIHITLNLIIRKSDGKVLYAQVQKDFVDLILSFLTFPLGGVARILRGNFSLGCIDALYKSIVELDKNKYLVSKDAKDRLVDPHVASLFKLSKILPLQIDRTSTYYFCYYRGESFKQSITDNQFFISDECRASEGKTKALKLIKPKSATGSHSSYVKGPVMYVVTDDLFFSPLSVITALYLIDSLKTPFNDVKEKVVTIGINECLGILKASLTSTSALTNGLRHLITDVKEEK